The stretch of DNA attaaaataatcatgataataattttttttttaaaggactgaACGAATGCAAATTACTGGCGGTTACAAGCATTAGGGAATACACCCCCACTGACCACCCCAACTTCCTACCTCGCTACCagtcaataacaacaataatgacagcaacaacaacaataagaagttGACTCCGACAGTGATTTGTTTTTCTCCGCGAAAACCAACCCATCATTCACAGTTGATTGTAAACCTATCCAGAAAGTATAAGTGGGCCTAAAACATTGAATGCACTTTGCAAAAAATGCGTCAATTGTAATCAACGCTCGCCTTTTGTATTTCATGTCCGTTACAGTGTCTCGAgataacaggagagagagatgctttcatgttttactgtcattgactgtacagttcTTCTGACACAATTTCAACAGACTTAAgatcaaataaagaaacaaaatcaatattCTGAATACATGCACAATTAGCGCAAATACAGAAAATTAGACCAACATTAAACAtctgtcagctcgaccatccacaATAAACTttcttacatacacatacacacattcatgcgtaTGTATCAAATTATCAACAAATAACATCCTGTAATAgttggggcgggggttgggggtggtggaggggtggtggtgtctgaGAGTGAATAATAACAGtcacaatttttgtttgttgttgttttgtttgtttttgcatctgAACTActgttcatctttttctttcgaaaatcccatgcttctgaaatatatttagccaatgattttatgatgtcttcatcattcgaccGAAGCAACATTATCATATCTTCTCTTTCTACCACCTCTTTCTCAAAAAGAATACTTTTCTTTTACGAATAAActcataagctttacactcaaacacgagagagagacagagagagagagggacgttgTGACCAGTGATGGGACCaacggccgagtggttaaagcgtttgactttctgTCTGAGGGTCGTGGGTTCCAAAACCGGTCACAGCGTCTTGTGGATTCAGTAAGAATGGAGATTTTTCAGACTtcccatgtgcagacctgctgaagACTCAACCTcggtgtgtacacatgcatgcagaagatagaACATCGGACGTGCGTTTTaagatcccgtgtgtgtgtgtgtgtgtgtgtgtgtgtgtgtgtgtgtgtgtgtgtgtgtgtgtgtgtgtgtgtgtgtgtgtgtgtgtgccttcggtggccgggaaacaagaacaaactcaccccctcgcccccacttcccccctcccccatacccactccctcctcctccatcaccccgcccctcccacctccaacctccCACCATTCCCCaacctgaaaacggaatatggctgtcaACATGAAGGAATATATGgcgtcgtttattcatttatagtctgttcatctaagatgatgatattagactgagtgAACATTGTACGTAAacgtttcagtctcagtttctgtcaAGTAGACGtctctacgttcggacaaatccacatacgctacaccacatccggtGCTAGgcaaatgcttgaccagcagcataaccctgcACACTTTGGCACTGACTGCATGCACGTGATATACATTGGTGTAGTGTCTTCACAGGGGATTTCTTCCTACACACTTTGGCATTGACTGCATGCACATGATATACATTggtgtactgtcatcacagggGATTTCTTCCTACACACTTTGGCATTGACTGCATGCACATGATATACATTGGTGTACTGtcatcagaggggatttcttcctacacactttggtactgactgcatgcacatgatatacactggtgtactgtcatcacagggGATTTCTTCCTACACACTTTGGCACTGACTGCATGCACATGATATACACTGGTGTACTGTCATCAGAGGGTTTTTTTCTGCATataattttgacagaggacaaactctttgttgccgtgtttggtggttggtttgtttgttgttgtttcagcgcGCCTAGTGCGTGCAGCACACGTGACACCAGTTCATCGTCTCACCGAATGACTAGACCGCTCATTTAAAGGATTTCTTGTCAACCTTgggaggagaaagggcgagagcgggactggaacccagaccctcacggacactgtgtcggCCCatgagtcttaaccattctgcggcCACTTCAACACTGACAGTGTTCACTGACACAGGGATAGATTATGAGACCCCCGACAGTGCCGGAGACCGCTGGTGAAATACTCCATACTGTAGTTTTCTATCTGCATCGTCCGGGtcgtatggacacacacacacacacacacacacacacacacacacacacacacacacacacacacgaaaaagaagaaactacAGTGTTTTACAattatctttataaaaaaaaaaaattccgtgtGTTGTTCAGAtttcagttgttaaaaaaaaaagaagaaaaaaaaaacaagaaaagaaattacatTTGAGATAGAAAGACACTATTCTACCACACACCATAGGATCTGATGtaaattcaaagaaaaacaaggaagagtAAAAGGTCTAATATCACGGGACGATTTGTAACGTGTTTCGTAGCGGACAAGAGGAAGTAAACAGAGGCTACTgtcacagagacaacagagattAGGTATATACCGCACACAGTACCGGCTGATTACAAGGCTGACACTGGGACAAGCATCCCGCTGGCTTCAGTTCCCTTGTGTTTACGCTCCAGTCATGTGGACGATAATGTTAAAGCTGACACAGTATTTGCAGTGTAAAGACTTCCAAGACGTGAACATATCAAGAAGCCTAGTCAGATGGCACATGAAAATGTTGGCCAACATATTTCATATTTCAtataactgaaaaaaagaaaaagaagaaaaaaagtatgtgcacatgggagatgaggcgtggggtacatgagaagaggtggtgggatgactatagtcagtagtggaaaacgaagagctacgaaaaactgtagtgactaacagtcaattataacatgaattacaacAGTGAGTTTAACATCTtcataacagtaaaaaaaaaaaaaagcatgctaatgataaacaaaaacgtgatcattcaaaggtgtgtgtgtgtgtgtgtgtgtgtgtgtgtgtgtgtgaggtgtggtgtgtgcgcacatgtgtgtgtgtgtgtgtttgtctttgttgggAAGGGTAGttcatatgtgtacatgtgtatgtgtttgcgtgtgtgaataGGCACTGGACTGgggttgggtgtgttttttttaagggggagggggacggggggggggggattggggatgtGAGGGcgtttggcatgtgtgtgtgcgtgtgcgtgcgtgcgtgtgagtgtgtgtgtgccacggagACCAGAAACCGACGGCACATGCTGTGAAAGagatattgcattgcattgtattgcattacattgtattgtattgtatttctctgtggggaaattcgggctgttcttctcGGCGAGTGTGCCACTACAGAAAAGCACCACCCTTTTATTTTGTGTCTGGTTTGAAACTGTATTTGCCCatgaaaagtttgtttgtttgtgtttttgttgttgttgctgtttgtttgttttgtttttcggcaTAATTtcgccaggagcaacccttttccTGCCGTATTTgggttcgtcttctttttcttctgcgctcgtgggctacaactcccacgtcagttcactcgtatgtacacgagtggtctcttacgtgtatgaccgttctaaccccgccatgtaggcagccataccccgctttcgggggtgtattTGGGGTTTTTATTCACGTGCCCAAAGTGCACGCTTCACAAGGACATGACcttggtctatcgtctcatccgaatgactaacaatCAGACCGGGCACCACCCATCTGAGGTCTTATTAGAGGGTCCTGAGTTTGGAGCTAGGACTAACAACGGGTGgtccatgtacccccccccccccccaaaaaaaaaaaaaaatggtgtatggctgcctacatggcgggggggggggggggggggggggggggcggggagggggtaaaaacggtcatacacgtaaaagcccactcttgtaaaaacgagtgaacatgggagttgcagccccacgaacggaggaggagaagaggaatgcCTTGTAAAGCTGACACGGGATCTGAGAAAATGAaggagatacaacaacaacaacaacataaatggtTGTCCCTGTCACATCGACGCAATACACAACGAATTCAGTATTAAACATGTATTTTTtttcacatataaaaaaaattggaTTGTTAGGACTGATAAAAGTCTAAGTTATATAAAAGTTCACCCACTCCCACAAGCAGGcacagtcgcgcgcgcgcacacacacacacacacacacacacacacacacatgcgcgcacacactgactaCAGCCATACAACCACGCCACATCTCaaaagtcacaaacacacacaccacagacaacctCACCAGTTTCCACAACGTCCACTGACTCagtcacacaagcatgcacgctcgctgacacacacaactgaacacatgcaaacacacacacactcattcagctGAAATATCACCCCacgccccaaaacacacacacacacacacacacacacacacacacacacacacacacaccatttgatTTAATTTGTGTTCCCCGTCACTTTTGCATCATCTTGGTCAAGCATGGTTGGTTCAGGTACACCCGCCAGAAccttacacacgcgcacacacagacacacagaccactcGATGTGTGCCTAGCTGGTCACTTTCGTGTCACCTTGTTCAGGCATGGTTGGTTCAGTCACCGCCGCCAGCACCTTATCTGACAACAACAGCCACTACAAACCTGTCGGTCAGCGTTCGGATGGGACAAACACTGATTGAAGGCTTGTGTCAGTAACCTAGAGAGACAGCCTCCCGGGTTTCTGGCCACAAAGTCCATGGGTTATTTCCAGCCGACACACTGACCACGGGACATGAGCCCTGTCACGTGACCAACAGGAAGTGTGTTACGAGCGACATGCGTGGCGTCAGTTTCCGGTATACTGAAGAATCAACGTGCTCCGTGTCATTGCTCGACGGACCCCCCACTCAGACGGACGTGTAGGACTCGCTCAGCCCTCAAACATCGCAGCCTTCACTGAACCAAGACTCCAGCCTTGAAGAACTTGGACCTTAAGTCAGCGACCAACGCCGGGATCGTTAATTTCCCACAGACAAAGCTTTGCGCCACAGAAGGttcaacacgctctccctggtcGCCTTGACCAAGCTTCGCGCGCCAACACATAAGGTTCCCTCACACTCTCCCGTGTCGCGTTCAGTTTTTGCCGGCTAGCAAGACGATACATGGCCAACGCCGTAGTCCCGGCTCCCGTACGTAGCGGTCCCAAGTGCCGTCTACACAAAGTGGATAGGCTGCAGGAGGATAATGAGGTGGTCAAGTACCAGCAATGGCGGATTTCCCAGGCCTGTTACTTCCTTTTCATGGGAGGCTGCTTCTTCTTTTGCAGCTTGGTCACCCTCTGGCAGTGGTCAGACTCGTTGATCTATAGCTTCGAACCTAAAGtctgcagcagtagcagcagcagcagcaacaacagcaacatcggaAAGACCCTGTCCAACGCGACACACGGGAACAAGAGCGACAGCATCATTACACCGACACTGTCTAACTCCACTGATGGGAACGGTAGCGTTGTGCCAACACCGGGTGTTGAAAACGGTGAGTTTGTCTtttttgcctttctgtctgtgtgcctgtctctctccctttctttctcccaaaGAGCATTTATGAATGAaacctatttttttctttcttacatatatatatatatgtgtgtgtgtgtgtgtgtgtgtgtgtgtgtgttctcacaattgTCATGATTGGGGCTGTTGGCCTCAGTCGTTAAAGACGTTCAGCATTCTCTCGGGTTAcggttgtctttgtgtgcgtgtgtctgtggtaaactttaacattgccctTTTTCTCTGGAAACACTTTGCAATTTAACACCAAATCTGgcataaaaacagaaaaagttaAGTTCTTTCCACCCATTCTGCTTATAATTACAATGTGCCTCtggtatgggcacaaaaaataattcaAAAACCCAGAATATTTGCACAAAAAACTTCTATtacttttatcttttttatttacacAATCTGGCACTTTGATTTCACAGCCTTACCCGGACATACTGATTAGTAGCAATCATTTTAATCGTACGGTTtgttgttcaaataggaactctGTTTGCTTAGTGcggaagttacattgatgaaCTGAAGCGTCTCTTTGGAGCAGCTTAAGggaaattattcttttttttttctcttttttttttcaatgggaaTTGATTTGTTTAAACTGATCTCTCCCATCTAAAACCTTTACAATTTAAAATCATGACTATATACATAAAAGTCTGTtctgttttacactcagtgtgaagtTCTTTACCTATGTACATTCGCTCAAGTGGTATTTTCTCTGAAAACACAACAATCGGTAGCGGTACACCTCTTAACAATAATGAGCACGTGCGCGGCTTCGGTGgccgccatgttgtttccttcagcCCCTCCGTTTCTAAATCCAGCATTCAATCGGTAATTGACGACAGCATATGACtgaaagaaggtgaaggagagcGCCAAATGTTCATTGCCTCTCGTCTTCTTTAAAGTGGTCTTCAGTTGTACGTCTTTTCACTCTGAGTGATCATTAGAATAagctttttgttttaaaaaccACAGCAAAGAAAGCCGTCTCCAGAGCCATGCATTGTCTTTTTGTCAcatgagatttctctgtgtgaaattcgggctgctttccccagggagagcgcgtcgctacaatgagagcgccacccgttttttggtatttttcctgcctgcagttgtagcttttatgttttcctattgaagtggatttttctacagaattttgccagggacaacccttttgttgccgtgggttttttttacgtgcgctaaatgcatgctgcacataggacctcggtttatcgtctcatccgaatgaatagcgtccaaaccaccactcatcagtgctaatggagggggagaacatactggtgactgtgccgtggtccgaaccagtgtgctcagattctttcgattcctaggcggacgcgttaggctacctctaggccatcactccacaataataGGAACGAAGGAGCTACGAACTAATGTATCATccacgattatatatatatatatattatatatatatatatataaactccatatatatgcatgtgtgtgtgtgtgtgtgtgagtgtgtgtgtgtgtgtgtgtgtgtgtgtgtgtgtgtgtgttgagcgagGACTGGAAAATTCCAACTTGAGATCAAAGTGAGACAAAAGTCTCGAGCAGTGTAACCCTCTGGAGAACGGACACATAaaggagatggagaaaggggtggggagaacgaagagaaggatacataaaggggtggggagaacgaAGAGAAGGACACataaaggggtggggagaacgaagagaaggatacataaaggggtggggagaacgaagagaaggatacataaaggggtggggagaacgaagagaaggatacataaaggggtggggagaacgaagagaaggatacataaaggggtggggagaacgaagagaaggatacataaaggggtggggagaacgaagagaaggatacataaaggggtggggagaacgaAGAGAAGTACACATAAAGGGGTGGTGAGAACGAAGAGAAGGATACAtaaaggggatggagaaaggggtggTGAGAACGATGAGAAGGATACAtaaaggggatggagaaaggggtggTGAGAACGATGAGAAGGATACAtaaaggggatggagaaaggggtggTGAGAACGATGAGAAGGATACAtaaaggggatggagaaaggggtggggagaacgaAGAGAAGTACACATAAAGGGGTGGTGAGAACGAAGAGAAGGATACAtaaaggggatggagaaaggggtggggagaacgaAGAGAAGGATACAcaaaggggatggagaaaggggtggggagaacgaAGAGAAGGATACAtaaaggggatggagaaaggggtggggagaacgaAGAGAAGGATACAcaaaggggatggagaaaggggtggggagaacgaAGAGAAGGACACAtaaaggggatggagaaaggggtggggagaacgaAGAGAAGGACACAtaaaggggatggagaaaggggtggggagaacgaAGAGAAGGATACAtaaaggggatggagaaaggggtggggagaacgaAGAGGACACAtaaaggggatggagaaaggggtggggagaacgaAGAGAAGGAGACAtaaaggggatggagaaaggggtggggagaacgaAGAGAAGGATACAcaaaggggatggagaaaggggtggcggatggtggtggtgggggtggtggttaaagGGGCAAAGTTCCTGGGGCAGAAAGTATGGGGGAGGACTGGAGTCAGCATGTCTTTGTCCGGCCGACGACCAATGAAGAAATCGACACTTGTTAGCGTGCCACACTGACGTCACGAGTTTGGGGATCACGTGATGGTCACCTGATAACTGCCGACAACCAAATCGGTGAAGAAATCGCGACTTGTTATCGTGTCACGCTGACGTCACGAGTTTGGGGATCACGTGATGGTCACCTGATAACTGCCCGTTGTCATGGTAATTTGTCATTTTATCAGTCTGGTGACATCCCCGTTTGTTTGTGGTAACACAAATGATTGCGTTCGCGGTTCGTGGAGCTTGCTGTTCAGTTAACGCACATCTATGTACCCACGGCAACGGCGAAGTTATCTTTGACCAAATTCTGTTGTCCAACGAAGTTGGACGTTGGAccggagggggtggcgggggagggggagcaagggaagggggagggtggggattaTCAGTGACCAAAGTCAgttggactggtgtgtgtgtgtgtgtgtgtgtgtgtgtgtgttagggcggggggggggtggagggggggattatCAGTTACCAGTtgaaccggtgtgtgtgtgtgtgtgtgtgtgtgtgtgtggtggggcgggggcagggggttgtagaaataaacacacacagtggGCCGACATCAAACCAACCTGATTATCTGTATCTCTGAAGTGAAGGTCACATTGTTCGTTCTTCATcgtgctttgagtgcatgctgcacacgataaATCACCGAGTTTCACGTTTGATCAGAAACCACCACTCTCAAgtacagtggaggggaagaacatTCTGGCAAGAGTGGGGCTGATGCCGATTTGACCGTCTCTGCAGACCGCACGCGTCAAGTGACCACCGGGCCAACTGACACACCCGGCGCTGAATCTGTGTCACggagagcacatacacacacacgcgcgcgcgcgctcgcacacacacacacacatacatacacatacgcaagcacgcacgcacgcacacacgcacacacacacacacatatacgcacacacacatacacacacacatatgcacacacacacacacgcacacacacacagacacacacacacaacattgcaaTAATATATATTAGTTTTATTACAAATAGTTGCGTTCCCGACAAACGCTTCATCTGATTTTGATGTGCACATTACACCGATGATAATTCTATAGAGACTGTGTTTCACTATCTTGTTTTCGGAAATCCTTcatgcccccactcccccatccccccactcccaccccgtatgaccttttttttttaccccgtcatgtaggcagtcatactccgttttcgggggtgtgcatgctgggtatcggTTCTTGTGtccctaacccaccgaatgctgacatagattgcaggatctttaacttggcgtatttgattttctgtttgcgtacacacacacacacacacacacacacacacacacacacacacgaaggcctacacacatattatgttgaccggAGAGACCGGGTAAATCTCAACCTTTTagtttacccaccagacgccgttaccgatattcgaagccggaaaccctcaaattgaaaagtccatcgctttagagcactcggctattgctcccgtcatcATCAGCCTGGAACTGTGGTGTTTCAGGTGTGGGCCTTGCCCAGGTGATGGTGCTGAtccagatgttgatgatgattgtgctGATCGTGGTCATGTCCACGGCCAGAAGAACCCGCTGCCTGGTCTGCCAGATCTTCCTCTTGCTTCTCGCCTACATCTACTCCGCCTTATCCGGTGAGTTTGTCCTTGtccagcttgtctgtctgtctgttaagttCTGCCTGGCTGTTTGACAGTCTGCCTTCCCGTGTGTTTATCTgccggcctgtctgtctgacaatctGCCTTCCCCCTGTGTTTATCTGCCACCCTGTCTGTTTGACAATCTGCCTTCCCCTGTGTTTATCTGCCACCCTGTCTGCTTGACAATCTGCCTTCCCCCTGTGTTTATCTGCCACCCTGTCTGTTTGACAATCTGCCTTCCCCTGTGTTTATCTGCCACCCTGTCTGCTTGACAATCTGCCTTCCCCCTGTGTTTATTTGCCGGCCTGTCTGTTTGACAATCTGCCATCCTGTGTGTTTATTTGCCGGCCTGTCTGTTTGACAATCTGCCTTCCCCTGTGTTTATCTGCCACCCTGTCTGTTTGACAATCTGCCTTCCCGTGTGTTTATCTGCCACCCTGTCTGCTTGACAATCTGCCTTCCCCCT from Babylonia areolata isolate BAREFJ2019XMU chromosome 18, ASM4173473v1, whole genome shotgun sequence encodes:
- the LOC143291931 gene encoding uncharacterized protein LOC143291931 produces the protein MANAVVPAPVRSGPKCRLHKVDRLQEDNEVVKYQQWRISQACYFLFMGGCFFFCSLVTLWQWSDSLIYSFEPKVCSSSSSSSNNSNIGKTLSNATHGNKSDSIITPTLSNSTDGNGSVVPTPGVENGVGLAQVMVLIQMLMMIVLIVVMSTARRTRCLVCQIFLLLLAYIYSALSGVNMLVCSQQWPLLLEGLICPLSTLTSIGVACFFFSGILFLIASFSILIIAINAYLNLPASGGRGGVRWCPLRCRRADYAEFP